The Enterobacter kobei genome has a segment encoding these proteins:
- the gspE gene encoding type II secretion system ATPase GspE: MSQHAWKKAQRYGIALQGETLFYSTDATLEHLLEFASVAPECTCFTRLPPQQFAEKLELIYQQNSGSAQLIAEDINNSDDLNTLSEEIPTNEDLLNEQSDAPVIRLINAVLSEAIKEHASDIHIEVFEKAMSIRFRVDGILRPVVQPNKKLAALLISRIKIMAKLDIAEKRLPQDGRITLKIGQRNVDVRVSTLPSQHGERVVLRLLDKSSLRLSIDKLDMSAADTHSLKNLLALPHGIILVTGPTGSGKSTTLYAILSALNSPERNVLTVEDPIEYELEGIGQTQVNSRVDMSFSRGLRAILRQDPDVVMVGEIRDNETAQIAVQASLTGHLVLSTLHTNSACGAVTRLRDMGVEPFLLSSSLVGVIAQRLVRRLCPHCKTAHAVRPQEQQLLQAHGINASHLWQAKGCTACRQSGYQGRMAIHELLLATPELRDAIHNERHERQLEEIQRRHHLSLLANGLRVAAEGMTSLEEILRVTSEGQTPADGRQ; the protein is encoded by the coding sequence ATGAGTCAGCACGCATGGAAAAAAGCGCAGCGCTATGGCATTGCCTTACAAGGAGAGACTCTCTTCTACTCGACAGATGCCACACTTGAGCATCTGCTCGAGTTCGCATCCGTTGCGCCAGAGTGCACCTGTTTTACCCGGCTCCCCCCGCAGCAGTTTGCCGAAAAGCTGGAACTTATTTACCAACAGAACAGCGGGTCAGCCCAGTTAATTGCCGAAGATATTAATAATTCCGACGATCTCAATACTCTCTCTGAAGAGATCCCAACGAATGAAGATCTGCTGAACGAGCAGTCGGACGCGCCGGTTATCAGGCTTATTAATGCCGTGCTCAGCGAAGCAATTAAAGAACACGCCTCAGATATTCATATTGAAGTGTTTGAAAAAGCGATGAGTATCCGCTTCCGGGTTGATGGCATCTTGCGCCCGGTGGTTCAGCCGAATAAAAAACTGGCGGCCTTACTCATCTCACGTATCAAAATCATGGCCAAACTGGATATTGCCGAAAAAAGGCTGCCGCAGGATGGACGCATTACCTTAAAAATTGGTCAGCGAAATGTGGATGTCCGTGTGTCGACGCTCCCGTCGCAGCATGGCGAACGTGTTGTTCTGCGTCTGTTGGATAAAAGTAGTCTGCGCTTATCCATCGATAAACTGGATATGTCAGCGGCAGACACACACAGTCTGAAGAATCTGCTTGCCCTTCCCCACGGTATTATTCTGGTCACGGGGCCAACGGGCTCCGGGAAAAGCACCACGCTCTACGCCATTCTCTCCGCGCTAAATAGCCCAGAACGCAATGTGCTTACGGTAGAGGACCCAATTGAATACGAACTGGAAGGTATCGGACAAACCCAGGTTAATAGCCGCGTAGATATGTCATTTTCCCGCGGACTACGCGCTATTTTACGTCAGGATCCTGATGTCGTCATGGTAGGAGAAATTCGCGATAACGAAACCGCTCAAATTGCGGTTCAGGCTTCTTTGACCGGGCATCTGGTGCTTTCCACTCTCCACACCAATAGCGCGTGCGGTGCCGTAACGCGATTACGGGATATGGGCGTTGAGCCGTTCCTTCTCTCTTCCTCGCTCGTTGGGGTGATTGCCCAACGTCTGGTCAGACGGCTATGCCCTCACTGTAAAACGGCTCACGCCGTGCGGCCTCAGGAGCAACAGCTCCTGCAAGCCCATGGGATTAATGCATCTCATCTCTGGCAAGCAAAGGGTTGCACCGCTTGCAGACAAAGCGGCTATCAGGGGCGCATGGCTATCCATGAACTGCTGCTCGCCACACCAGAACTGCGTGACGCTATTCACAATGAGCGCCATGAAAGGCAGTTGGAAGAGATCCAGCGTCGTCATCACCTCAGCCTGCTGGCAAACGGTCTTCGCGTAGCGGCAGAAGGGATGACCTCACTTGAAGAAATTCTGCGGGTGACCTCTGAAGGTCAGACTCCAGCGGATGGGCGCCAATGA
- the gspI gene encoding type II secretion system minor pseudopilin GspI, with amino-acid sequence MKQQSGMLLLEVLLAMAIFATAIIALLNSMQWQLSALETLKQETLALWVADNVLVTSTYGQLAAKEGASSQLNETFSWQLVEGKKSSSPLLQKEARVITSDGRTLSLYAWSSDSKKTEAKHE; translated from the coding sequence ATGAAACAACAAAGCGGAATGCTGCTGCTTGAAGTCTTGCTGGCAATGGCTATTTTTGCGACCGCCATTATTGCACTCCTCAACAGTATGCAATGGCAGCTTTCAGCACTGGAAACGTTAAAACAGGAAACGCTAGCGCTTTGGGTTGCAGACAACGTACTCGTGACCTCGACTTACGGACAACTCGCCGCCAAAGAGGGAGCCTCTTCTCAATTAAATGAGACCTTCTCCTGGCAACTGGTTGAAGGGAAAAAAAGTTCGTCTCCTTTGCTTCAGAAAGAGGCCAGGGTGATAACGTCTGATGGCCGAACCCTCAGCCTGTATGCCTGGTCTTCAGATAGTAAGAAAACGGAGGCGAAGCATGAGTAA
- the gspG gene encoding type II secretion system major pseudopilin GspG has protein sequence MEAQKKERQRGFTLMELMVVIVIMGVLASLVVPNLMGNKDRADRQKAASDIIALENALDMYKLDNHRYPTTEQGLEALITAPAQAPRAENYNPDGYIRRLPADPWGNDYILISPGEHGAIDIMSTGPDAETGTEDDIHNWDNDKKSR, from the coding sequence ATGGAAGCGCAGAAAAAGGAAAGGCAGCGTGGTTTCACGCTTATGGAATTGATGGTCGTCATCGTGATTATGGGGGTTCTGGCCAGCCTGGTGGTGCCTAACTTAATGGGCAATAAGGATCGGGCAGACCGGCAAAAAGCCGCCAGCGATATTATTGCTCTCGAAAATGCGCTGGATATGTACAAGCTGGATAATCATCGTTATCCCACAACAGAACAGGGCCTGGAGGCGCTTATTACCGCCCCAGCGCAAGCTCCCCGGGCTGAAAACTACAACCCGGACGGTTATATCCGCCGTCTGCCCGCCGATCCGTGGGGGAATGACTACATCCTGATTAGCCCGGGTGAGCATGGCGCGATCGATATCATGTCCACAGGTCCTGATGCTGAAACCGGCACCGAGGATGATATCCACAACTGGGATAACGATAAAAAGTCACGCTAA
- the gspF gene encoding type II secretion system inner membrane protein GspF yields the protein MKFHWTATDARGNRHTGLSEAASERDMVAQLRSQGLLPQTLKRQRPRVTLRAFSTRISHSELTLFTRQLATLIAAALPLDEALAVVQQQKENKKLADVITSLHLAVLEGKPLSVAMQAHPRLFDTVFCTLVKAGETVGQLGAVLERLAEYNEARQQMRSKLTQALIYPALLTTVAILVVIILLTTVVPKVAAQFTHLKHELPLSTRTLLAISHFLSTYGPWIALTLICGGTLFSFWLKRGKNRDHFHRWLIAFRITSPLVCAINSARYLRALSILNRSGIPLLEGMSLSAEGVGNREIGQRLSDAAESVRQGNSISQSLKQTQIFPPMMIYMIASGEKSGQLGELMQRATNNQEVQLQNRISLTLAIFEPALIVVMAAIVLFIVVSIMQPILQLNSLIN from the coding sequence ATGAAATTTCACTGGACGGCGACGGACGCGCGGGGAAACCGCCATACGGGGCTGAGTGAGGCCGCGAGTGAAAGAGATATGGTCGCGCAGTTGCGTAGCCAGGGGTTATTACCGCAAACGCTAAAACGGCAGCGGCCCAGGGTCACCCTCAGGGCTTTTTCGACACGAATCAGCCACAGCGAATTAACGCTTTTTACGCGTCAGCTGGCGACGCTGATCGCCGCGGCGTTGCCGCTGGATGAAGCGCTCGCCGTTGTTCAGCAGCAAAAAGAAAATAAAAAACTGGCCGACGTCATCACTTCTCTGCATCTCGCCGTTCTGGAGGGAAAGCCCCTCTCTGTGGCCATGCAAGCCCACCCTCGTCTGTTTGATACGGTCTTTTGCACCCTGGTAAAAGCGGGAGAGACGGTCGGCCAGCTGGGCGCCGTTCTTGAAAGGCTGGCCGAATATAATGAAGCACGTCAGCAAATGCGCAGCAAACTCACACAGGCGTTGATTTACCCTGCCCTGCTCACCACGGTCGCCATTCTGGTCGTTATCATTTTGCTTACCACGGTGGTACCGAAGGTCGCCGCGCAGTTCACTCATCTTAAGCATGAGCTACCGCTTTCCACCCGAACGTTACTGGCTATTAGTCACTTTCTGTCGACATACGGTCCCTGGATCGCACTGACGCTGATCTGTGGTGGAACGCTATTCTCTTTCTGGCTGAAGCGCGGGAAAAACCGGGATCATTTTCATCGCTGGCTCATCGCGTTTCGCATTACCTCCCCGCTGGTCTGCGCGATCAATAGCGCCCGTTATCTGCGCGCCCTGAGTATTCTCAATCGCAGCGGTATTCCACTCCTGGAAGGGATGTCGCTCTCAGCAGAAGGTGTGGGCAACCGTGAAATTGGACAGCGGCTCAGCGACGCAGCAGAAAGTGTGCGCCAGGGAAATAGCATCAGCCAGTCCCTGAAGCAGACGCAAATATTTCCCCCCATGATGATTTACATGATTGCTTCCGGGGAAAAAAGCGGCCAGCTCGGGGAACTCATGCAGCGTGCAACAAATAACCAGGAGGTGCAGCTGCAAAATCGCATTTCGCTGACCCTGGCGATTTTTGAACCGGCGCTGATTGTTGTCATGGCAGCGATCGTTTTGTTTATCGTTGTCTCGATCATGCAGCCCATATTACAACTCAACTCATTGATCAATTAA
- the gspH gene encoding type II secretion system minor pseudopilin GspH has product MAHQKGFTLLEVMLVMVIIALAAAGVVAMQSDRLSATGKLLRQIDVLRQTAKYMSDVALLEKHTVGLQLTTDGWLFYAPKKDRTGEWQWQEIANNDNLPLRGDWDAPARPDVTPSSEEAKPQIVILPDGQVTPFSVVFNAKDGEKIAILHSHGALPLEVIRFKEPQ; this is encoded by the coding sequence ATGGCCCATCAGAAAGGATTCACACTGCTGGAGGTGATGCTGGTTATGGTCATCATCGCCCTGGCGGCAGCCGGCGTTGTCGCTATGCAAAGTGACAGGCTGAGCGCTACCGGAAAGCTACTGCGGCAGATCGATGTCCTCAGACAGACAGCAAAATACATGTCAGACGTGGCGCTACTGGAAAAACATACTGTCGGCCTTCAGCTCACTACTGACGGCTGGCTTTTCTATGCACCGAAAAAGGATCGCACCGGTGAATGGCAGTGGCAGGAAATAGCAAACAATGACAATTTGCCGTTACGCGGCGATTGGGACGCACCGGCCAGGCCTGACGTGACACCGTCGTCGGAGGAGGCCAAGCCGCAAATCGTCATCCTGCCCGATGGACAAGTCACTCCCTTTTCAGTGGTTTTCAACGCTAAAGATGGCGAAAAAATCGCCATTCTGCACTCACACGGCGCGCTGCCGCTTGAGGTCATTCGCTTTAAGGAACCGCAATGA
- the gspD gene encoding type II secretion system secretin GspD: protein MDGTSASQRLKALSLFFLLIATAKPGYSADYTANFNGADIQTFVNIVGQNMGKTILIDPDVKASISVRSVDTFNKEEYYQFFLSVLDLYGFSLITLDNGLLKVVRSETVKNLPGKLTSNTQPGKGDELVTRIVSLENVPARSLSPLLRQMLDGGNVGNVSHYEPSNALVITGKASTVNRMLEVIKRVDVMGDEQEQIIPLKYASAVDLADVLNTLSRENAKEAQPATLQTHIVADKRSNALIIRGSERARARITELVKRLDTQEQGQGNTRVWYLKYAKADKLVDVLTGVTQKLKDGKSGTTNTATSSSRDISITADEQTNSLVVTADQGILQQLDEVIAKLDIRRAQVLVEAIIVEVQDGKGLNLGVQWAEKNVGGQQFTKTGLPIFNAAQGVGEFKANGGITSDNPAYNLFSNYNGLAAGFFNGDWGVLLTALNTDNKNDILSTPSIVTLDNKEAAFNVGQDVPVLSGSQTTSGDNIYNTVERKTVGTKLKVTPQINEGDSVLMEIEQEVSSVDTSTSSSSLGPTFNTRTIQNAVLVKSGETVVLGGLMDDASKQEVSKVPLLGDIPLVGQLFRYTSNEKSKRNLMVFIRPTIIRDDEVYRSLSREKYTNFKDLQKERREKQSETLINVDNIKELEDRAFNNAPATPDAKNPFREGRTE from the coding sequence TTCGCTGTTTTTTTTGCTCATCGCTACCGCTAAGCCCGGATATTCAGCTGATTACACGGCGAATTTTAACGGTGCGGACATTCAAACGTTTGTCAACATCGTGGGACAAAACATGGGGAAAACGATTCTGATTGATCCCGATGTTAAAGCATCCATTTCCGTCAGAAGCGTAGATACCTTTAATAAAGAGGAATACTATCAATTTTTCCTGAGCGTGCTCGACCTTTATGGCTTTTCACTTATCACTCTTGATAATGGCCTGCTGAAAGTCGTGCGTTCAGAAACCGTGAAAAATCTTCCAGGAAAGCTTACCAGTAACACGCAGCCCGGCAAGGGTGATGAACTGGTGACACGTATTGTTTCTCTGGAAAATGTTCCAGCGCGATCGCTGTCTCCTCTGCTTCGTCAAATGCTCGATGGCGGTAATGTCGGTAACGTCTCGCATTATGAGCCCTCTAATGCGCTGGTCATTACCGGCAAAGCATCAACCGTCAATCGCATGCTGGAAGTCATTAAACGTGTCGATGTCATGGGTGACGAGCAAGAGCAAATTATCCCGCTGAAATATGCTTCCGCTGTCGATCTTGCCGATGTCCTTAACACGCTGTCGCGTGAGAACGCAAAAGAGGCACAACCTGCGACACTCCAAACGCACATCGTTGCCGATAAAAGAAGCAATGCGCTGATTATCAGAGGCTCAGAACGCGCCCGCGCAAGAATTACTGAGTTGGTAAAACGTCTTGATACCCAGGAGCAAGGGCAAGGAAACACGCGGGTATGGTACCTGAAATATGCCAAAGCGGATAAGCTTGTTGACGTTTTAACCGGTGTCACGCAAAAACTGAAAGATGGCAAAAGTGGCACAACCAATACGGCAACCAGCAGCAGCCGCGATATCTCTATTACTGCAGATGAACAAACCAACTCACTGGTTGTGACCGCCGATCAGGGTATTCTCCAGCAACTCGATGAGGTTATCGCTAAGCTGGATATTCGTCGTGCACAGGTTCTGGTGGAAGCGATTATCGTTGAAGTGCAGGACGGTAAAGGTCTGAACCTGGGTGTACAGTGGGCTGAGAAAAACGTTGGTGGACAACAGTTTACCAAAACTGGCCTGCCAATCTTTAACGCGGCACAGGGCGTGGGTGAATTCAAAGCAAACGGAGGGATCACCAGCGATAACCCAGCTTACAACCTCTTCAGTAATTATAACGGCCTTGCGGCAGGTTTTTTCAACGGCGACTGGGGGGTGCTCCTCACAGCACTCAATACCGACAACAAAAACGACATCCTGTCTACGCCCAGCATCGTTACGCTTGATAATAAAGAAGCAGCCTTCAACGTCGGGCAGGATGTGCCCGTACTTTCCGGTTCCCAGACGACCTCCGGCGATAATATTTACAATACCGTCGAGCGTAAGACGGTGGGGACCAAGTTAAAAGTCACCCCGCAGATTAACGAGGGTGATTCTGTTCTGATGGAGATCGAGCAAGAGGTTTCCAGCGTCGACACATCGACAAGCTCTTCCTCGCTCGGCCCAACCTTCAACACCCGAACAATACAGAATGCCGTCCTGGTGAAAAGTGGCGAAACCGTTGTGCTTGGCGGTTTGATGGATGACGCCAGTAAGCAAGAAGTTTCAAAAGTTCCCCTACTGGGCGATATCCCTTTGGTGGGACAGCTTTTCCGCTACACATCCAATGAGAAAAGCAAACGTAACCTGATGGTCTTTATCCGCCCGACCATTATCAGAGACGATGAGGTCTATCGTTCACTCTCACGTGAGAAATACACCAATTTCAAAGATCTGCAAAAAGAGAGACGAGAAAAGCAAAGTGAAACACTGATTAACGTCGACAACATCAAAGAGCTTGAAGATCGGGCTTTTAATAATGCACCGGCAACACCGGACGCCAAAAATCCGTTCAGGGAAGGTCGAACGGAATGA